Within the Montipora foliosa isolate CH-2021 chromosome 11, ASM3666993v2, whole genome shotgun sequence genome, the region CTTTAGACAATTTGGCTACTTGCCATCAAAGGGTCTTGTATGCATCAGACATACTGAACATGACCAATGTAGATTTGGTAAAAttgattattatatggcttgtgtttgtagccgatatgacgcgcactctgattggctaattgtgacggACCGAGcgcgcgctcggttagtaagaagttaataacaCATCTCAGAAAAACAAGAGAATAATTATAGGGTTGGAATTAACATGCTTTCATTGTCCAGAAAATTTTTAATTATACTGGtaattaattataatatattatattCACTCTGTTTTTGTAAAAATATGTGAAACATATTAAGAAAAACGTAATTTTACATTAATGGTCCCTAAAGTTTGATcaacttaacccattgatccctgggagtgagacgtaacagattttactgtctaatgtacgccagacaattttacccaTGAACTGGTGGTACTGGAGTGCCTATATAGGGagtgaatgagttaaaattgattctcattcttttgttttaaatgataagaattattattaattgatgataataaattattattgtccaATCAGATGCCTTGAAAAACCATTTTTGGCTTCTTATTGGATAGTCTAAACGTATGAAAGAATAGGAATTTATAAAGCTGTGATGCCTTTAAGTGGGAAATAAGACCCTAACTTGATATCGTCTGTTCATTAATCATTTGACTTCGAGCAAAGTTTTCCAATGCTCTCttgttattttctcttgttatcATTGCTTGAGCTTTTTCTCTCAACTGCTGTTCTTTTTCCTGGAAAGTATAGAGAAAAATTGCAATTAGGCTATGAAATGAAGttatataattttaattttttttatgagGGATGAAAGACTGAAAGTCGATTCCTTAAAATAATATTAGTCATGAATTACATTACATGTATGCTTTTACCTAAGGGATgccatatttattttatttatttatttatttatttaatcactttcaccacaacagagaaacaggctgtggtggggtcgcacaacagagcgaggctccaaattaagtgcgcccttttaaccctcccaaccatgatatagcacggaagacagaccacaacaccgggaactatacACATATGGTGAATGAATTTATAGAGGTGTTTTTCCATGCTGTCTGGAAAGCTTGTAAATCAGACGCCATAACTCAAGCTATTCTATATTTGTTACAAAGGCCAATGTTCCATTTCCCAAATGTTGGTAAAAGTTGCTATTTTGAGGGGTGGGAGATATTGATCCCCAATCGTCTTTCATTGCTGTTTCATGTCCTCTGGTAAGCTCGTAAATTGGATGCCACAACTCAAGTTATTCTATTGTTTGTAAAACTTGCTATTTCAAGGGGAGGGTTGGAGATGTTGATCCATTGATCCCCAATCATTGCAAAAATAATAGTTAATCAACCCTATTTGACTTACTTTTCTTCTCTCATCTGCATGTTTAAGCTTTTCGTCAATCTCCTCTTTCGTTCTCCTTGTAgacttcttctttcttttttccaattttcttagATGTTGAGGTCTTCTTTTCACATTACCAGTTTCAGGGCAGAGCATTATATCAAATGCCATTCCTCCTCTGCTTTGAGGTCTCTCTGTGACCCCTCCCATGGGTGCAAGTGCATTAATTCTGTTTCGAACTTCTTCTTGCTTCTCTGAAAAGGAAACTCTTTTCTCTTTTAAGGTCTTCCGTCTTGCAATTTTAGTGCCTTCAATGCAGAGCTCTGAGAGAAAAATGATCAAGTGATTCAAATGAGACAAAtggagtatcaagtatttatgagtcaatgaatcaatgagtcatgagtcaatgagtcagtAAGTTAAGTGCAGTTACCCTTACCCAAAAATGAAACCTAAAATTTCAGGGAGTGCTTAGGCGTATTCACTGAaatgagggcttaggcttaatcaataaattattgctaaatTGACTGTGTGGGAATGTGATGGTCTGCAGGTGCCCGAGGGTGGGAAATTTGGCACTAGCCTCAATCAAAATGTCAAATTCCCCTGGGTCAGCCCCCCCCCaacctggggcttaacattgataggtgcattacatccacaaatggttagacttttcaagtcttctcggataaggactataaagcgtaggcccgtctcacaaatatcttccatgttcatgagttctctgtgggacgtcaaagaacccacacactattcgagaagagtaggggatgaagttcccggtgttgtgcctgtcctctgtgagtgcatgtgttctttccagcagaagtggccggctttgcgtaatgtctctaaaaaggtttgtggtgtatgaggccaccaaAGCAAAAACAGCCGTAAGTCAATAgtactttgccgagtgctgggacATAATATCActcaagtttgtttttgggTATTAAATACTTAGTTTCAAATTGGTCCTTCAACTCGAATCGAATGCAAACAAACCTGGAGTGGGGGGTCTTTCCTCTACCAAgacaattttctgtttttccGTTGTAGACCTCTCCGATATGATATTTGGGTCCTCTTCAAATTCTCCTAAACCGCTATCTGTCGTACTTCGTGTAGATCTTGCGGAGCTCTCACGATCTGATTTTGCAGAAACCGAGTTTGAGTTCAAACTGCACTGGCTTCCATGCAAGCTGTCGTCGGATCGTTCCTTCTTAAGAACACGAGTTCTTGTGTTTGTCTGCGTATCGATATTTTTAGGTTGTCCAGTTTTCTCATCTTCTTGAGATGAATTCAAGCTCGAGTTTGCTTTTAATTGTGTAGGCATTGGCGCAACTACTTCTGACGATTTTGATGCTGAACAACCCATGATTGCCCATAAGCTGAAACATTAAAGTCGACACAAATAATCAATTATCACAAGCGCATTAGTAGAAGAAGGATGCGATATATGTATGTAAGCAATGTACGTGCTAAACAAACCTGAAATCACATTCAGTAGAAGAGAAAATAGAGAAGGGAGAAAACAGAGGAGGGCAGGCGACAAGCAACTCTGAAGTGCAAGAAATATTCGATTTGGTGGTAGTCTGTGTTATCTATACAATAAATCAAATAGGTGGTTGCTAGGACCAATACCGTATTGTCATGGAAACGTTGACAAATTCAGGTTGCTAAGGTAAAAACAGCTGTTGTTATCGTGGGCTCATCTTAGTACCCAGTCTCATTTCTTTGCTATCAAATGACGTCATTCACAAAACAAGAACCGCTGACAGATTACAGGGTAGGAATTCGGGCAGTCAGACGACAGTACGACAAAATTTACTGCAAGTTGAATAATATTCTTTAATATTTAAGGTGAGAAAACTGCTTGTTGACGAATTTTCACTCGAGTAAGGTATTCCTCGTCTTTTTTATTGCAATTGATGAATATTGTTCCAAAGTTCTCTCGGTCATTTGACCGTGCGCGGCATATACAGTGATCAACAGAGTGCGTACAAAAATCAGATGAAAGTTGTATTTTTAATCAGTGTTTTAATATTTCCGTGCGTTTCACTATCGTTTTTCGTGTAGGTAACACTTGTTATTTTCTCATGCGTGCTAGTTTAGATGTTCCTATAAACTTCAGTTATGTTTGTAATTGTGTCGAATGTTAAGCTTTATGAGAACCAAGCTGAAGGCAGGTACGATATAGTGTTTGATTTCAAGTATTGACGTCGATCCAAGTTTGTTCTTCATCGCTATAAACTGTTGCCTACAATATTATTGTATATTGTTTAGGCAAATGCCGCAGTGGAGGGAAGAAAATTTGTATGATGTGCACTTATTGTTGTTTCAGTGACATCAAGTCGGCAAAACACCATGTCATTTGGTGAATTCTCTGCAAACTCTGGATCAGGTAAAACTTGGGATTTTACCTGAAAAATGTTTATATTATGAAGCTGTGATCATAATGCACCAGTCACTTTGAAACCCATGGagaccttcccccccccccccccccccccccctttcctcGGGCATGAGCAGGGAAATCCAGGGCGGGGCACCCACTTCATATTCAATCTACAAGTATTTTGATCCACCGTGAAACAGAGACTATACCAGGTCCAATGCAGTCCTCACATCCTTTACCGGGGAAATAAGCAGGTTGTCACTCCATGGTCAGCGGTTTTCATTTTTGTGCCACATGGAAAATTTGCATAGATTATCATTGGTTCCCTCTCAAATCGTTGAGTGGGATGCTTTGCAAAGTTTTATATCACTGTGGACCAAAGAGGGCTGTTGTAGCGGACAATCTGAACGGCCTGGTGACAGTGAATGTAAATGATGATTGACATTCCATCTGTATTTGAACTCATACTCTACAAAGTATTTTACCATGAAGTGAAGTGGAGTGTATGTACCCATGTATGTAATACTCATGGATCAGAAGTATTTTTCTAATAATTGTCTATAACAAACATGAGTATCCCATTGTAATCTTTATCCTTTGAGTTTCATTGTCAGCTTGAACTGAACTATGACTCAAAAGAATACATAGTGCATTCAGTAGGCTTTGTGAATGTTGCACTGGCTGCCTAAAATCAATGTATTAGTTTCATGGCTGCCACTTGGAGATTGCAAGTTTGCCATGTTTGTGTGGAACATTAGGAGACAGGGGAGTTCGCTCTTCACTTTTGCCCCCCGGTGACAAGGATTTCACCAGCTTTCTCCGTCATAACAAGTGAATGCCCTGCTCATTCCTGAGGGGGAGTCTGAGGGTTTCTAATGACTGATGCAAAAGGATAATTGTACGATTTTGAAGAAAggataaattaaagaaatagttgattaattaatttgaaCAAATTGGTTTATTTGTATAATTATTTACTCTAAAAAACTGGACTAGATAAATTTAAACAGGGATGGGTTACTGTAGTTGTAGACTTGAAACAGGTGTGTAAGGAGCaactctgaaaatttgaactgattttttttatttttacattacGTTAACTCTTTTAACCCTGAAAGTGGGACTTGCACTGAGATTTTTGCGggagacgattttacttgtcattgGTGGccgcttcagggatgaatgggttgaCTGCAATGGTTCATTACTATGCACTGACAAGAAAAAAGCCAATTCAAGGTTGTGGCAATGATATTTTGATCAAGGTCACGAAACTGCAAAATCACTGTACTTATAGCAAATGTGTAGCTACTAAGACGTTGATTGTCTCTTGATTTGTTCCCTTCTTGATTTTTCTGACAAGAGTCATGCTAGCATCACAATGCTTTTGAGAAAGTAAACCAATGACTACTTGCTCTCTTGCATTTCCTTTGCTTAAGTTTATAATAGCACCAGTTGAACGCAATTTACTTTCTGTTTGTCAATAGGCTGGTTTTCTGGATCATTTGtgataattataataactttggttttgataTTCAACTCCTTTGACTACATGTATgtgttcattcattcatttatttttttatttcattcctcAAAAGGTGGTACGTCTGAGTATAATCGGCTTTGTGGGTGTGTCAGTAACAATATTCAAGCAATTAATAAAAATGGTAAGGTTCTATCTGTTGTGGTTCAacatttttcttggtttaaaatttttcaagcCAGTTCATTTTTGACTTTTCTTTTTCTACTCTTCATTATCTTAATCTGAAACAtaggaaaatcaaaatttaagctggttcaaaacaaacaacatatccATTCTTTTGTTGTGATTTGCTATTCTTCTTTGTCTTTTAACTCATAAATTTGTTGTTTCATTAAAGGGGCACTAttatgctaaatttgctgtttttgagATCAAAATTAGTACTTAACATCACTCATACAACATTactgacaacccactgagaaGATATTAAGCATATTATTTATTACACAAAGAGCCATTCGCATTTAATTTTTGGAGACTTTGTGAAGACATTGAtcatctccaaacttgaaaaaactggccagtacTGTTGTTTCAagttcaatccatttccatcaaATCCATCCTTGGctacaaacaacaaagaatagctttagtgcacttcaatggttattggTAGCAAAACTACAGCGTtagtttttggtcttcattgatccAAACACATCTTTTtaattagtgttttgaagtttgactaaaatagcgtgacactgcccctttaatcTTTGAAACAGAAGTCCATGATGGCTCCTGTAGGTACGTGTAGCATCTCAATGAGGTTTTGATACCCTTTTTGCCTTAAttcaactcaaacaaaacaagCCAAAACAATGCAATACACCCTGGTAGACTTATCACAACCAAATCGCAAGCCCTGTTACAAAactgcaaaaattacaaaaatcgTGAGAAATTTGTAAAATAGTAAAACTAGCAACATATGGTGATGCAAGTTGGATGACAGAGGAcagacagaaaaaaacaagttgGATGACAGACAAACCTTGGTAGACAGTGTTTACAAGTCTCTAATCTTAGAAATAAGGTTACATCAGACTGAGTGTTACAGTAACTGTAAAGTGCACCACCTAACCTCAAAGTATTTTTGTTTGCAAAAGTTAAAATTATGTCTAACATATATTTTACCTTAAGTTTGCTTGTCTAGATTTACATATAATAGGCCTAATGAGGTACAAGAGAGTAACAAAGCTGGCATTCATCTGTCCCATGGCCAAGCTAGTGAGATGTATGGGTCAATTCCTTCAATGACGTCAAGGACTAATTTACATTGCCAAAGTTCTATAATGCAaagttacaatacaatacaatacaaactttattgacactccctaaaaagggcttttcagtgacaattatctaaaaattacaaaaattacaaaaatacaataaaatagacgTGAGATAAAACTAAGACCGAAGGGATAGGAAAGCAGCAAATAATTTGGCTCTAAGTTTACGCTTAAAATTACGAGAAGAGTCGCAGAGTTTAAGGGAATTATCTAGACTATTCCAGAGACTTACTGTCCGATAAAAGAATGTCCTTTGTCCAGATTTAGATTTATATAACGGTATATGCAAAAGTTGGGAGTTTCTGGTGGCGCGACCACTTACTTCGCCACGTGTTAAAAACTTCGATGAGAGATAAGTAGGAGCGGAGCCAGTCATACATTTAAAAGCAAGCACGGCGTCGCGGAGATATAGTTGAGATTTAATAGGTAGCCAGTGCAGTTCTTTCAGGAGCGGCGTAACGTGGTCAAATTTTCTAGAACCACAGATAATCCTGGCTGCAAAGTTCTGGACCGCTTGTAGCTTTAGGAGGTTGGTGGCCGCTGCACTGGACCAGACGGAGGAACAGTAAAACAACTTACTAAAGACTAaagtattaattattgtaattaaagTCGATCTGTCAAACACATGCTTAACACGATTAATTTGAGCTAAACTTGAGAAGCAGGAAGAAACTGTTTTAACGATATGCTCTTGAAAAGTAAGGCTCGAGTCGAAAGTCACGCCCAGGTCTTTAACGACGTGCACCGGTGTTAATTCTTTTCCTAAAACGGAGAGACGAATAACCGGGAGATTTTGTAACCTTTGTCGACTTCCATAAACAATAAGCTTAGTTTTATCAGGGTTCAAAAGAAGATGATTTTCAAAGCACCAGTTTCGGATATGTAGTAGGTCAGCATTTAAGTCAGCAACAGCCAAAGCAAAGTTGCTTATGAAATCGTCAAAGGATAAGGCCCATGCTTCTTACTGCCTCGGACGTTTGGGACAAATGATAGCCAGCATCTTGCTCTTGTGTGCCATATGGGGCAGGTCAAATCTTGAGAAACCAACTTGAAGGTAAATATAATTATGTTAACTTTgttatttaactttttttagttAAATGTGCACTTAAACAGTCTGGTTCTACTAGATGCTATTTAAACTATTTGACAGGAAATTACACTTAGTACCAATTAAGTACATGACATCATGTACAGCTTAATtgaaaaaacacttaaaataatGTATTAGGTCATTGATGTAGATTTGACAACAAAGAGGAAAATCTTACACTCTCACAGGCTTTCATAAACCAGGAAAAATGAGATTGCATTATTGTTGACAGACTACAGTAGTTTTACCagttgctgtgaaaaataatTAGTCATTTTTTATATATAGGGCCAGTTGAGTGCATGACATTACAACAACTTAATCAAAAAACCATTTAAGATATTAGGTCATTAGGTAAACAAAAATATAGTTAGAAATTTGAGAACAAAGAAGAAGTCTTGTTCAAAAGAAGGAGATAAACTCTGTTAGAGTTTTGATAAACCTTGGAAAGTGTTTTAGTgcttaaaaaacaaaagcagtTTTTCAAATGCTTTCTAAGCAAGGTAGAATTATGAACTGGACTTAAGCTCCAGTATGATGTTGTAAGATACCAGTCAAGTAGATGAGCTGCTGGTTAGAGCTTGAAAAAACTACAAAATTGATTAAATTGCTGTTCCGGTTTTTCACACATTTGGCCAGTTATTTGTGTTCACAGTGTGAACATTAGCTGTTAACTTAGGTAATGTGGAAGTGGTGTTGTATAATTTTACTAAGCATCTGTTGTCTGACAACTGGGGGAATAAAAATAGGAAATGATACAAAAATTCAGTAATTGTGCTGGAAGTCTATCCACTtcctttcctccttttgttatTTGGTGACAGTAAAATCATGAGGATGCAGTAATATTATCATTACTGAATAGCTTTCACTTCCACCCATAGATAGTTAATTTTGAATTGACTTTTTCTGAACAGTTGCTTCAATTGAAAGGCTTGTGGACAAACTTGGAACTTCAGAGGATCATTCACAATTACAGAGCAAACTGTAAGTGTTGATTTTAACGCCAAGGTGTACATGTAGCAAGCTTGAACAGCAAAGATATGCAGAATTAGCTGAATTAATACCAGCAAAGGACTGTGTAACACCTACAATCTTCAACAAAACCTGTCGAAACAACTACAGATTATACCACCCCAAACCTACCAAAATAATTTTCTCCTAAATACAATGTAGCTCCCCTTCCTGTCCCTGTCACATTCAGTGTTGCTTGTTATTTGTCCCAGATTAAAAGtaagggccaagtcgcactagaggacaaaactgtttacttatgtcaaaaatctgtcatcacaatGAAAAACCAAGTGCGACTGGTTTGTTCACcgaaggacaaaatttggtcgcagacggacaaacttcaaagatgccgtcgactacctctggagcaggccaaactgaaacaaatcttgGAGAACAATAGCGAGGGTGTCTTGATTCGGAAATGATTTGACAGGTGATATGTAGCACAGACAGGTCTATGCAATAGACTTTGCGGTAAAATTGATAACGTTCTCATTTCGCAACAACATGAATCCAGGTGCGGGCGACAATATTTCCCGTATGAAATGGGGCAACAATTTCCTCAATATCCACCAGGATGGATCTATCCGATGCCTATCCCTTACATATTCAACGGTCAGGAGGAACTCCCAGCCCATCTCCTTCTACACGAGTTCTGACTCGCGACGCTCACAGCATGgtgtgatgttttgttcacatattttgttCTCAAGTGTGACTGTAGCTTTCCGGACAATATTTTTGTCACTGGCCGATTTGAAGTCAGATTTGTCCTGAACAAATCCGAAATTgccctctagtgcgacttggccaTAAGACATGTGTAGAGCCTTAACAACATGAATGAGAGGGATGAGGAGGAAAACTTCTTACACTGACATGGATAGGGGTGGATTTGCACAAGTGTCTCGTCTGTACAGTTTTCTCCAAGATTGGAGCTTTTGATTGTTGCTTTAAATTAACCCTATTCCAAAAGCTTCTTTTTAATCAGTCACACTCATGGTCAGAAGTTAGAATCAACCTGCACAGCTTATAGCAACTCAGGAACTGCTGCTCTGACAGTTGCTTTCATGTGATGTGTGGTGCTTTAGGATTTCACTACCATCACCTAGCAGCCCACTTTACAACATCGAAGCATTTGTTTAATTTGCATGGTCTAGTATTTGTTATGTTATCAACAATCTATGATCACATAATGTTGTCGTGTAAACTCTTCAA harbors:
- the LOC137975224 gene encoding nucleolar protein 58-like, translating into MGCSASKSSEVVAPMPTQLKANSSLNSSQEDEKTGQPKNIDTQTNTRTRVLKKERSDDSLHGSQCSLNSNSVSAKSDRESSARSTRSTTDSGLGEFEEDPNIISERSTTEKQKIVLVEERPPTPELCIEGTKIARRKTLKEKRVSFSEKQEEVRNRINALAPMGGVTERPQSRGGMAFDIMLCPETGNVKRRPQHLRKLEKRKKKSTRRTKEEIDEKLKHADERRKEKEQQLREKAQAMITRENNKRALENFARSQMINEQTISS